AGCCGGTCGACGTCTTCACGAAATCGGCTCCAGCCTCGGCGGCACAGCGGCAACCGGCGATGATCTGCCGTTCGGTCAGGACGGCCGTTTCCAGGATCACCTTGAGAACGTTCTGACGCGAGCCGGCGTGAACCGCCTCTGCCACAGCGGCGATATCGTCGCGCACCGAAGACACGTTGCCGTCGATCAGATTGCCGACGCTGATGACCATATCGACCTCGACGGCTCCATCATCGATCGCCCGCCGGGCCTCGTCGGCCTTCACCTCGGAACGGCTTGCCCCCAGCGGAAAGCCCGCCACACTCGCCAGCCGGACCGTCGACGATGCGAGCCGCTCGGCACAGCGGGCCACCCAAACGGGATTGACACACACGGCCGCGAAATGGTGTC
This portion of the Phycisphaerae bacterium genome encodes:
- the deoC gene encoding deoxyribose-phosphate aldolase, with the translated sequence MTTRQALAAMIDHTLLKPEATAVDIDRLCDEALRHHFAAVCVNPVWVARCAERLASSTVRLASVAGFPLGASRSEVKADEARRAIDDGAVEVDMVISVGNLIDGNVSSVRDDIAAVAEAVHAGSRQNVLKVILETAVLTERQIIAGCRCAAEAGADFVKTSTGFHPAGGATVEAVRVLRAHAGLMKVKAAGGIRTLDVALAMIAAGADRLGCSASVEIVRQLPA